In Procambarus clarkii isolate CNS0578487 chromosome 25, FALCON_Pclarkii_2.0, whole genome shotgun sequence, the following proteins share a genomic window:
- the LOC138368385 gene encoding uncharacterized protein, producing MTISGPFQSRPPPLPSVDLPRADLPHYHQWTFPEQTSPMTISGPSQSRPPPLPSVDLPRADLLHYHQWTFPEQTSPITISGPSQSRPPPLPSVDLPRADLPHYHQWTFPEQTSPITISGPSQSRPPPLPSVDLPRADLPHYHQWTIPEQTSPITISGPSQSRPPPLPSVDLPRADLPHYHQWTFPEQTSPITISGPSQSRPPLFP from the coding sequence ATGACCATCAGTGGACCTTTCCAGAGCAGACCTCCCCCATTACCATCAGTGGACCTTCCCAGAGCAGACCTCCCCCATTACCATCAGTGGACCTTTCCAGAGCAGACTTCCCCCATGACCATCAGTGGACCTTCCCAGAGCAGACCTCCCCCATTACCATCAGTGGACCTCCCCAGAGCAGACCTCCTCCATTACCATCAGTGGACCTTCCCAGAGCAGACCTCCCCCATTACCATCAGTGGACCTTCCCAGAGCAGACCTCCCCCATTACCATCAGTGGACCTCCCCAGAGCAGACCTCCCCCATTACCATCAGTGGACCTTCCCAGAGCAGACCTCCCCCATTACCATCAGTGGACCTTCCCAGAGCAGACCTCCCCCATTACCATCAGTGGACCTTCCCAGAGCAGACCTCCCCCATTACCATCAGTGGACCATCCCAGAGCAGACCTCCCCCATTACCATCAGTGGACCTTCCCAGAGCAGACCTCCCCCATTACCATCAGTGGACCTTCCCAGAGCAGACCTCCCCCATTACCATCAGTGGACCTTCCCAGAGCAGACCTCCCCCATTACCATCAGTGGACCTTCCCAGAGCAGACCTCCCCTATTTCCATAA
- the LOC138368386 gene encoding ovarian abundant message protein-like, translating to MLVEGLMLVEGLMLVEGLMLVEGLMLVEGLMLVEGLMLVEGLMLAEGLMLAEGLMLAEGLMLAEGLMLVEGLMLAERLMLAEGLMLAEGLMLAEGLMLAEGLMLAEGLMLAEGLMLAEGLMLAEGLMLAEGLMLAEGLMLAEGLMLAEGLMLAEGLMLAEGLMLAEGLMLAEGLMLAEGLMLAECLMLAECLMLAECLMLAECLMLAECLMLAECLMLAECLMLAECLMLAEEGKAQIPPHFPRTMMIQSTILYSLE from the coding sequence ATGCTGGTGGAGGGCCTCATGCTGGTGGAGGGCCTCATGCTGGTGGAGGGCCTCATGCTGGTGGAGGGCCTCATGCTGGTGGAGGGCCTCATGCTGGTGGAGGGCCTCATGCTGGTGGAGGGCCTCATGCTGGCGGAGGGCCTCATGCTGGCGGAGGGCCTCATGCTGGCGGAGGGCCTCATGCTGGCGGAGGGCCTCATGCTGGTGGAGGGCCTCATGCTGGCGGAGCGCCTCATGCTGGCGGAGGGCCTCATGCTGGCGGAGGGCCTCATGCTGGCGGAGGGCCTCATGCTGGCGGAGGGCCTCATGCTGGCGGAGGGCCTCATGCTGGCGGAGGGCCTCATGCTGGCGGAGGGCCTCATGCTGGCGGAGGGCCTCATGCTGGCGGAGGGCCTCATGCTGGCGGAGGGCCTCATGCTGGCGGAGGGCCTCATGCTGGCGGAGGGCCTCATGCTGGCGGAGGGCCTCATGCTGGCGGAGGGCCTCATGCTGGCGGAGGGCCTCATGCTGGCGGAGGGCCTCATGCTAGCGGAGGGCCTCATGCTAGCGGAGTGCCTCATGCTAGCGGAGTGCCTCATGCTAGCGGAGTGCCTCATGCTAGCGGAGTGCCTCATGCTAGCGGAGTGCCTCATGCTAGCGGAGTGCCTCATGCTAGCGGAGTGCCTCATGCTAGCGGAGTGCCTCATGCTAGCGGAGGAAGGCAAGGCACAAATACCTCCACATTTCCCAAGGACAATGATGATACAATCAACTATCTTATATTCTTTGGAATGA